From Paraburkholderia fungorum, the proteins below share one genomic window:
- a CDS encoding ABC transporter substrate-binding protein has protein sequence MSLHARASLALGKVAVALAFAGIAVAAHADTVRVTVAHYSDATAPYFEKMARNFEKANPGTTIKIEDVNWDTLQQKLQTDISGNANADLAIVGTRWLLDFVKDDVAEPLDGYMDASFKNRFIGPFLAPGQINGKTYGLPIAASARALYYNKDLLAKVGYPDGPKTWNDVIDASKKLKAQGIAGFGLQGKEIETDVYYYYALWTNGGDVVGKDGKAAFNSPAGIKAATLYKSMIDQGLTQPGVTGYSREDVQNLFKQGRVAMMISAPFLAKQIKKEAPNLKYGIDPIPMGTTHATYAVTDSIVMFKNSKVKKSAWKFLDYLFTKEPRVEFTTTEGFLPTTKAEATDPAFNDPDTKAFVALLPTAHFAPTVTGWEDTAKAVTDSMQSIYLGKAQPADALNAAATQANKSLGH, from the coding sequence ATGTCGTTGCATGCCCGTGCTTCCCTCGCGCTAGGCAAAGTCGCCGTCGCGCTCGCGTTTGCAGGTATCGCCGTCGCGGCTCACGCCGACACGGTTCGCGTGACCGTCGCCCACTACAGCGATGCGACCGCACCGTACTTCGAAAAAATGGCCCGCAATTTCGAAAAGGCCAACCCCGGCACGACGATCAAGATCGAAGACGTGAACTGGGACACGCTGCAACAGAAGCTGCAAACGGACATTTCAGGTAACGCCAACGCCGACCTCGCGATTGTCGGCACGCGCTGGCTGCTCGACTTCGTGAAGGACGACGTGGCCGAACCGCTCGACGGCTACATGGACGCGAGCTTCAAGAACCGCTTCATCGGTCCGTTCCTGGCTCCTGGTCAGATCAACGGCAAGACCTACGGTCTGCCGATCGCCGCTTCGGCACGCGCGCTTTACTACAACAAGGATCTGCTCGCGAAAGTCGGTTACCCCGACGGCCCGAAAACGTGGAACGACGTGATCGACGCGTCGAAGAAACTGAAGGCGCAGGGTATTGCGGGCTTCGGTCTGCAAGGCAAGGAAATCGAAACCGACGTCTACTATTACTACGCGCTGTGGACCAATGGCGGCGACGTGGTCGGCAAGGACGGCAAGGCAGCGTTCAATTCGCCGGCCGGCATCAAGGCGGCCACGCTGTACAAGTCGATGATCGATCAGGGTCTGACGCAACCGGGCGTGACCGGCTACAGCCGTGAAGACGTGCAGAACCTGTTCAAGCAGGGCCGCGTCGCGATGATGATCTCGGCACCGTTCCTCGCGAAGCAGATCAAGAAGGAAGCGCCGAATCTGAAGTACGGTATCGATCCGATTCCAATGGGCACGACGCACGCCACGTACGCCGTGACGGATTCGATCGTGATGTTCAAGAACTCGAAGGTGAAGAAGTCGGCGTGGAAGTTCCTCGACTATCTGTTCACCAAGGAACCGCGTGTCGAGTTCACGACGACCGAAGGCTTCCTGCCGACCACCAAGGCTGAAGCAACGGACCCGGCGTTCAACGACCCGGACACCAAGGCGTTCGTCGCGTTGCTGCCGACTGCCCACTTCGCACCGACCGTCACGGGCTGGGAAGACACCGCGAAGGCCGTGACGGATTCAATGCAGTCGATTTACCTCGGCAAGGCACAACCGGCTGACGCGTTGAATGCAGCGGCTACGCAGGCGAACAAGTCGTTGGGTCATTGA